A window from Pseudonocardia cypriaca encodes these proteins:
- a CDS encoding transglycosylase family protein: protein MTSRPDSRLGRKLLRLAIVGAVAVGAPIAVAGTANAAPSSTWDKLAKCESGGNWKINTGNGYYGGLQFNHRTWRAHGGKGMAHQASKAQQIAVAERVLANQGWKAWPSCSKKLGLRGRD, encoded by the coding sequence ATGACTTCTCGACCCGATTCCCGCCTGGGCCGAAAGCTGCTGCGTCTGGCCATCGTCGGTGCAGTTGCGGTCGGCGCCCCCATCGCCGTCGCCGGGACCGCGAACGCGGCCCCGAGTTCGACGTGGGACAAGCTCGCCAAGTGCGAGAGCGGTGGTAACTGGAAGATCAACACCGGGAACGGCTACTACGGTGGACTGCAGTTCAACCACCGCACCTGGCGCGCTCACGGCGGCAAGGGCATGGCGCACCAGGCCAGCAAGGCCCAGCAGATCGCGGTCGCGGAGCGCGTCCTCGCGAACCAGGGCTGGAAGGCCTGGCCGTCCTGCTCGAAGAAGCTCGGCCTGCGGGGCCGCGACTGA
- the moaC gene encoding cyclic pyranopterin monophosphate synthase MoaC: MDLTHVDAAGAARMVDVTGKEATARTAVATGRLRTTAEVVDLLRRDGLPKGDALATARIAGIMGAKRTPDLVPLCHPIALSGVVVDLEADGDEVRIRATVRTTDRTGVEMEALTAVAVAGLTLHDMVKAVDPAAVLDAVRVERKEGGKTGTWTRPEDRS, translated from the coding sequence GTGGACCTGACCCACGTCGACGCAGCCGGTGCGGCCCGCATGGTCGACGTCACCGGCAAGGAGGCCACCGCGCGCACCGCCGTGGCCACCGGACGGCTGCGCACCACCGCCGAGGTGGTGGACCTGCTGCGCCGCGACGGGTTGCCGAAGGGCGATGCGCTCGCCACCGCCCGGATCGCCGGGATCATGGGCGCCAAGCGCACGCCCGACCTCGTCCCGCTGTGCCACCCGATCGCGCTGAGCGGCGTGGTGGTCGACCTCGAGGCAGATGGTGACGAGGTCCGGATCCGGGCCACCGTGCGCACCACCGACCGCACGGGCGTCGAGATGGAGGCGCTGACGGCCGTCGCCGTCGCCGGTCTCACGCTGCACGACATGGTGAAGGCCGTGGACCCGGCGGCCGTCCTCGACGCGGTTCGCGTCGAGCGCAAGGAGGGCGGCAAGACCGGCACCTGGACCCGTCCCGAGGACCGGTCGTGA
- a CDS encoding transglycosylase family protein, whose amino-acid sequence MARYRGRHRAPSRTGRTLARTAVAGAVAGAPLLVAAPANAAPDSAWDKLAQCESGSRWNINTGNGFYGGLQFTPSTWRGFGGKEFASSAHQASREQQIVVAERVLAKQGWDAWPTCSRKTGVRGLSSTQRDAAPARKSGDSGEQIRLAAQETKTTGDYVVKRGDTLGRIASANKVAGGWKALVEKNPALKGNPNSLVPGQRLSL is encoded by the coding sequence ATGGCCCGCTACCGCGGCCGACACCGTGCCCCGAGCAGGACCGGTCGAACCCTCGCCCGTACCGCCGTCGCAGGCGCCGTCGCAGGCGCCCCGTTGCTCGTCGCTGCTCCGGCCAACGCCGCTCCCGACTCGGCGTGGGACAAGCTCGCGCAGTGCGAGAGCGGCAGCCGGTGGAACATCAACACCGGCAACGGCTTCTACGGTGGGCTGCAGTTCACCCCGTCCACGTGGCGGGGCTTCGGCGGCAAGGAGTTCGCTTCCAGCGCCCACCAGGCCTCGCGCGAGCAGCAGATCGTCGTCGCCGAGAGGGTGCTCGCCAAGCAGGGCTGGGACGCATGGCCGACCTGCTCCCGCAAGACGGGCGTGCGCGGCCTGTCCTCCACCCAGCGCGACGCCGCCCCCGCCCGCAAGTCGGGCGACTCCGGCGAGCAGATCCGCCTGGCGGCCCAGGAGACCAAGACGACCGGCGACTACGTCGTCAAGCGCGGCGACACGCTCGGCCGGATCGCGTCGGCCAACAAGGTCGCCGGCGGCTGGAAGGCGCTCGTCGAGAAGAACCCGGCGCTGAAGGGCAACCCGAACTCCCTCGTCCCGGGCCAGCGGCTCAGCCTCTGA